From one Desulfobaculum bizertense DSM 18034 genomic stretch:
- a CDS encoding Crp/Fnr family transcriptional regulator produces the protein MNHSAFIAKLPLFSGLTEEHLAAVSSIAVPLSFRKGQTIFLEGAAARGFYVVRKGQVKIFKLSPEGREQIIHVYGPGETFAEVPVFENGRFPAHAEATAKTELLSFSREDLLRLMQKDASIGLNMLAVMAHKLRRFTIQLERLTLRETPQRLAAYLLDVSLRSGGETSIELDISKGHLASLLGTAPETLSRILRRMNDAGLLSVQGRQIRIVQADQLEALASGEERL, from the coding sequence ATGAATCATTCGGCGTTTATTGCCAAACTGCCGCTGTTTTCTGGCCTGACTGAGGAACACCTTGCAGCAGTTTCGTCTATTGCGGTGCCTCTGAGTTTTCGCAAGGGACAGACGATATTTCTGGAAGGGGCTGCGGCCCGTGGTTTCTATGTTGTGCGCAAGGGACAGGTGAAGATTTTTAAGCTCTCCCCGGAGGGGCGGGAGCAGATTATTCATGTGTATGGTCCCGGGGAAACCTTTGCGGAGGTTCCTGTTTTTGAAAACGGACGTTTCCCTGCCCATGCCGAGGCCACGGCCAAGACCGAACTTTTGAGCTTTTCGCGTGAGGATCTTTTGCGACTGATGCAAAAGGACGCAAGCATTGGCTTGAATATGCTGGCAGTGATGGCTCATAAGCTTCGGCGCTTTACCATACAGCTTGAACGCCTTACCCTGCGCGAAACACCGCAGCGGCTTGCGGCGTACCTGCTTGATGTGTCTTTGCGCAGTGGAGGAGAGACGTCTATTGAGCTGGATATTTCCAAGGGGCATCTGGCGAGCCTTTTGGGAACAGCTCCGGAGACGCTGTCCCGGATTTTGCGAAGGATGAACGATGCAGGCTTGCTGTCCGTTCAGGGGCGACAAATCCGTATTGTACAGGCTGACCAGCTCGAAGCGCTGGCATCTGGCGAAGAGAGACTTTGA
- a CDS encoding ABC transporter permease, which translates to MTEKSTETVTERPAACFLPSTRVRGGRVISGRLDATGTALIWQAATDWIHTAPIPQLTLDLSELSYLDGSGAALIMHIKRLCAEKNLELSIENVPAHVQKLLTLFTEEETPKESPREKKGFIESLGHKGRKILNDSAEQVAFIGESSRALLHALRQPHVIRWKDYWAVCESAGVNALPIIALIGFLMGLIMSFQSAVPMRRFGADIYVANLLGLSMLRELGPLVTAILLAGRSGSAFAAEIGTMKVNEEVAALQTMGLDPLRFLMIPRVLAALTVTPFLTIFFNFFALIGGALVVTGFGYTLSTYVSHVLMNVTIGDFTGGLFKALVFSILVAGVGCQRGLTTGSGASAVGSSTTSSVVSGLILIAVSDGIMATVFFALGI; encoded by the coding sequence ATGACAGAAAAAAGCACAGAAACCGTTACAGAACGACCTGCGGCCTGCTTTCTTCCTTCCACCCGGGTTCGAGGTGGACGCGTCATCTCTGGTCGGCTGGATGCCACAGGCACCGCGCTCATCTGGCAAGCCGCCACAGACTGGATTCATACCGCGCCGATTCCACAGCTCACGCTTGATCTTTCTGAGCTGAGCTATCTTGATGGCTCTGGCGCAGCACTCATCATGCACATCAAGCGCCTGTGCGCAGAAAAAAATCTTGAACTGAGCATAGAAAACGTTCCTGCTCACGTCCAAAAACTTCTGACACTCTTCACCGAAGAAGAAACGCCAAAGGAATCCCCCCGTGAGAAAAAGGGATTCATAGAGTCACTTGGACACAAAGGACGCAAAATCCTAAACGACAGTGCCGAACAGGTTGCCTTTATTGGCGAATCCTCCCGCGCCCTGCTTCACGCCCTGCGCCAGCCGCATGTCATTCGCTGGAAAGATTACTGGGCTGTCTGCGAATCCGCAGGCGTCAACGCTCTCCCCATCATTGCCCTGATTGGTTTCCTCATGGGGCTGATTATGTCTTTCCAGTCAGCCGTCCCCATGCGCCGTTTTGGTGCGGATATTTACGTTGCCAATCTTCTTGGTCTTTCCATGCTGCGGGAGCTTGGCCCGCTGGTCACGGCCATCCTGCTGGCCGGGCGTTCCGGATCTGCCTTTGCCGCAGAAATCGGCACCATGAAGGTCAACGAAGAAGTCGCAGCGCTCCAGACCATGGGACTGGACCCACTGCGTTTTCTCATGATTCCCCGCGTGCTTGCAGCACTCACCGTAACGCCTTTTCTCACCATATTTTTTAACTTTTTTGCCCTGATTGGTGGCGCGCTTGTAGTCACAGGCTTTGGCTACACCCTGTCCACCTACGTTTCGCACGTACTCATGAACGTCACCATTGGGGATTTCACTGGCGGTCTTTTCAAAGCCCTTGTTTTCAGCATCCTGGTCGCTGGAGTTGGTTGCCAGCGCGGTCTCACTACAGGCTCTGGCGCAAGCGCCGTTGGCAGCTCCACGACCTCCTCAGTCGTCAGTGGGCTTATCCTCATTGCGGTCTCGGACGGCATAATGGCTACTGTCTTTTTTGCACTTGGAATCTAG
- a CDS encoding ABC transporter ATP-binding protein, producing MTEYTEIASPGTQDCTPAPPVEFPSDAPIIAVSDLVAGYGDNIILKDISFEVQRGEIFVILGGSGCGKSTLLKHIIGLHQPRQGKVLLEGRDLVSASSSDRREILQRIGITYQSGALFGSMTLRQNIRIPLEEFTDLPSEAMDMIAHMKLALVGLAGYEEHLPAEISGGMRKRAALARAMALDPAILFLDEPSAGLDPITSAELDQLILGLRDRLGITFVLVTHELPSIYSVADRVIMLDKRVKGIIAEGDPRTLRDNSENDWVRSFFNREATDSED from the coding sequence ATGACTGAATACACAGAAATAGCATCCCCCGGCACTCAGGACTGCACTCCAGCTCCCCCCGTAGAGTTTCCATCTGACGCGCCCATCATCGCGGTCTCGGACCTTGTGGCGGGCTACGGGGACAACATTATCCTCAAGGACATCAGTTTTGAGGTACAACGGGGCGAAATTTTCGTCATCCTTGGCGGTTCAGGCTGTGGCAAGTCCACCCTGCTCAAGCATATCATTGGACTGCATCAGCCCCGGCAAGGCAAAGTTCTTCTCGAAGGACGCGACCTCGTTTCTGCCAGCAGTTCAGACCGGCGCGAAATTCTTCAGCGCATCGGCATCACCTATCAGTCTGGCGCGCTTTTTGGCTCCATGACGCTTCGCCAAAACATCCGCATTCCCCTTGAGGAATTTACGGACCTCCCCAGCGAAGCGATGGACATGATTGCCCACATGAAGCTCGCTCTTGTGGGGCTCGCTGGCTACGAAGAGCATCTGCCCGCAGAAATTTCCGGTGGCATGCGGAAGCGTGCGGCTCTGGCCCGGGCAATGGCCCTTGATCCCGCCATTCTCTTTCTGGACGAACCATCGGCAGGTCTTGACCCCATTACCTCGGCAGAACTCGACCAGCTCATTCTCGGCCTGCGCGACCGCCTCGGCATTACCTTTGTTTTAGTCACCCATGAACTCCCCAGCATTTACTCTGTCGCTGACCGGGTTATAATGTTGGATAAACGCGTCAAAGGCATCATTGCAGAAGGAGATCCCCGGACCCTTCGGGACAACTCCGAAAATGACTGGGTCAGAAGCTTTTTTAACCGGGAAGCCACTGACAGCGAGGACTAA